CGTGCCCGGAACGTTCAAAGACTGGCCCAAGGTCCCGCAAGGCTCACCGCGTGCGTGCGGCCTCGAGCAGCCGGTCGACCTCTGCGAGCTGCGCGCTGGTGAGCGCCCCCTTCTCCAGCGCTCCCGCGTTCTCTTCCGCCTGGGCGACCGAGCGGAAACCGGGGATGGGAACCGTCCGCGGGCTGCGCGCCCACAGCCAGGCCAGGGCGCCCTGGGCGAGCGTACGGCCCTCGCTGGTGAGGACATCCTTGAGGGCGTCGACGCGGGCGAGCCACTCCGGGTCGGCGCCGGACCCGTCGCCGAAACCCCGCAACCAGGCCGGGGGCCTGCTGCGGATGTCCCCGGCCTCCAACGGCTGCCGGTCCCGGCTCTTCCCGGTGAGCAGCCCCATGGCGAGTGGACTGCGGTTGACGCTCGCGAGGCCCGCCTCCTCACACAGCCGGAGCATCGCGGGCGCGTCGTTCAAGACGTTGAGAGCGTGCTGGACGGCGGCGCAGTGCGGCCCCTCGGCGAACACGGCGGCGCGTGCGGGATCGTCGGTGCTCCACGCATAGGCCCGTATGAGTCCCTCGCGGACCAGGTCCTCGCAGGCCTCCCGGAGCAGGGCGGCCTGCTCGGGACCGGCGTCGGAGAGATGGAACTGGTAGAGATCGACGTAATCGGTGCCGAGCCGGCGCAGGGACGCGGTCAGAGCGCGGCGCAGGTAGCCCAGGGAGTCGTCGTTGCCGGTGAGGGTCCTGGTGGCCTCGTCGAAGACGTTGCCCCACTTGGTGGCGACAACGACATCGGCCCGGTGCTTGCCGAGGGCCCGGCCCAGCACGCGTTCGCTGTGCCCGGCGCCGTAGGTGTCGGCGGTGTCGAAGAAGGTGACGCCCAGTTCGAGGGCGCGCCGCACCGCCCGTACCGACTCCTCGTCGTCGACCTTGCCCCAGCCGAGCGGCTGCCCGTCCGCGGCCTGCCATTCACCGCCGATCGCCCAGCAGCCGAAGCCGAGGGCGCTCACCTCGATGCCGCTGCGTCCCAGCGGCCGTGTGGTCTCCATGCAGGG
This is a stretch of genomic DNA from Streptomyces hawaiiensis. It encodes these proteins:
- a CDS encoding aldo/keto reductase, coding for METTRPLGRSGIEVSALGFGCWAIGGEWQAADGQPLGWGKVDDEESVRAVRRALELGVTFFDTADTYGAGHSERVLGRALGKHRADVVVATKWGNVFDEATRTLTGNDDSLGYLRRALTASLRRLGTDYVDLYQFHLSDAGPEQAALLREACEDLVREGLIRAYAWSTDDPARAAVFAEGPHCAAVQHALNVLNDAPAMLRLCEEAGLASVNRSPLAMGLLTGKSRDRQPLEAGDIRSRPPAWLRGFGDGSGADPEWLARVDALKDVLTSEGRTLAQGALAWLWARSPRTVPIPGFRSVAQAEENAGALEKGALTSAQLAEVDRLLEAARTR